The sequence AGCCTCCCAGTTATTGAGATATTCCTTTGGGGTTTCAAATGGCCACAAAGATTTACATCTGAAATCAAtgcataaaaaagtaaaataaataaactttcttctcttccttatgTAGGGAAAGCCAGGGttgtaaagaattactgaaattCTTTGGATTCAATCATATAGAAGTAAGGTTTTGTATCTAAAAATATTCTATGTCCGTGTCTACATCCCAGTAAATGGAGAAACATAGAGTTAGAAGTACAATGGAATATACCTTGCAGAATTTCCTTTATGGTCGTGCAGGTTGTATACTGAGGAAGAGCACCAGACAAAGGAGACGAGTGGGGACTGAAATGCAGTCTCCACTCACCTGGGCAAGATGTGAGATCATAAGTCTGCAGACCTTGGGAGAGGGAGCCTGTTCTTATCTGTACGATAACACTCGATAGGCTGACGGTGGCTCTGCTAGCTCTGTATTAAATATAGcatacacacatagacacacacacacacacacacaccccttattTCCAATAGCTATCTAGTAGTGAGTTCCTTtatgttacaatttttttttaaccttttgagCATCTTCCAATAATGAACCATTTGTTTTTAAGTTATGaaagtgccctggtggtacaatagttaagtactcagctactaaccagaaggttggctttTGAATCCGCCCAGTAGCTCTGGgggagaaatacctggcaatctgctcctgtaaagattatagtcagggaaaccctatggggaagttttactctgtcacatggggtcactctgagtcggggtcactctgagtcagagtcaacctgacctttgatggcacccaacaacaacaactgaaaatATAATGAAGGACCTGAAAGAACctattatttgaaataaaattagaCTCGACTGAGTTCTAGGATTAAgccaaaaaggaatgaaattatcCGTAACCTTTGGTAATGTAAAGAAACCTACTGAGCAAACTATCAGTAAAATTCTCTCATAAGCTTGTGCAGCCTCGTGACAACACTGTGGTCAGAATAACTGAACGATAAATAATTGGCCAAGAGTGTTTCTTTCAGTTGACTCTGACAGACTCATTTAGCTAGTGGTTTAGTTGGAATGGTTAagatttttattgttaatgtagACAGCCAAAGTATATAGATTAATGAACCTGAAGAAATAGACAATTCTGATTCTTACACATCTGTAGAGGTGATTATAGGGGTTACCTGGTAAATTTCAAAACTTGGAAAGATGTAGTTGCTCATAAGACAGCAATTCTTTCTCAAACTGAAATAAAAGTAATATTGAAAAGGATTGCTCATCATGATCTCTATAAAACCCTCATCAGCATACATTAGCATTCCCCTTTGATAAATGTGATATGTACATATTATATGAAGAATGAGATTCTGAACATGAATTTCCAACAATCAAAAATGAGCTAAAACTTGACTATAAAGTGGGAGTGTCCTTCAACCTGTATGAATGTGTATTTTTGCTTTGACAAATTTCAAAATTTACACAGACATTCTTTCTTCCTATATAAATGTTGGTTTCTCCAGAAAATGCATTTTTCTGCAGAAGATAAatgcttaaaatatttataacttaGAAAGGATCATTATACCTAAGGGTGCAAAAATGATGATATGAATAAGAGCATTTAGATAGCAAAACTGAAAAGCTTTTGTTTTTATGCTGTTCAATACGTCAGTAtacattataattattttttaggaGAAGAATTTTCCATGCTGAAATCATTTTTCTCTGCCATCTTGGAGAAAAAACAAGAATTTACATTTAATCTTGCCAATGCCCTCTACCTTCAAGAAGGATTCACTGTGAAAGAAGAGTATCTCCATAGCAACAAGGAATTTTTTCAGAGTGCTATAAAATTGCTGGATTTTCAGGATGCAAAGGCTTGTGCAGAAACAATAAGTACTTGGGTAGAAAGCAAAACAGATGGTAAAGTTTCCCATTCATTGTTTGCGTGGTTTTTAATATCTTGAAGTAAAGAATAACTATTTTCCTACTAAACTATGGATCAGAGTAATCAAATCTCCTATGTCATTTCACTGTTATTCAAATTAATCCTAAGTCATAAAACTGAGAGTTTTTTTAAGCTGCTTTGAAAAGTAtacaaatttctttttcttttttggagtgacacctttttttttttttttaattcctaatggaagaattttaaataataatttttcttcAAGCATAGGTTTTTGTAGGTATGACAGCAGGATTAATGCCTTTGACCAGGTAGAAGTTAGACCTGTCAATCCCAGATGCCTTCTTTCCCACATATTCTGTAAATAACTAACACATCTTTGTTGAATGTGTTAATATTTAATAATGAATGTTGATAGTCCTATCATAAACATGGTAATCTAAATTTAACCTAAATGCAAACTGACAAATATTCCAAAGGGACTACAGAATGACATTGTAGAAAGAGTACAAGCTTAAAACCACACAGATCTAAGTTCAAATAATAACAAGTTATAAACTATGTCCCATTTAAAATGAGGATACTATTAAAATATATCAGGCCCATTGGAAGGTTTAATAACAATGCACGTGAAATGACAAGCGCATAGTAGGCTCTCAGCTAACCGTAGTTTGATTCTTTGTTCATTCAACTACAACAAATGTGGTCATGTAAGAAAGTACTGTATTCTTTAAGGGTAGCCTTAGGTGGGGAAGCATAAGCTAGGAAATGTGAGGTGAGCGTGGTGAGCAGTGTTCACAGGAAAATTCTATCGGCAGGACACACTGAAGACAGCTCGATGGCACCCGTGATAACTTCGATATATTTTTGGGGCATTGAGATAGGAGATTAGTGGTTTGCACGAGGAAAACCATACTAGCATTCTTGTCCCTTTTCAATGGTCTGAGGCTACTACAGCCACAAAAGTGCTAAGTTTGGGTCTACTATTGACTTGCTaattgtgactgacttattgaAGAATCCTGAAAGCCTGAATAATACTAATAAGCAGGAAGAGatactttgtttttattcttctcaAAAGATGATTGACGCAAATGTTTTCACTAAAGAGAGTCCATTACTAAGGTGACCATATGTCCAAGTTTGCCTAAAACAGTCTCCTTTTGCACCTGTTTCTTAGTGAAATGGTTAATAGTGCTCCCCTTTACTCTCAAAATTGCCAAATTTAAACGATAAATCATGCAATCACTCTGTCCATTACTGATCTGCAAAAggaatttcttctttaatttgatTTAAAGCAATTCTGCTGAACCACTATTGCTTATTTCTTTCTGCCTCCTGTTCCACTCACTTCACAGGAAAAATTAAAGACATGTTTTCAGGGGAAGAGTTTGGCCCTCTGACTAGACTTGTCCTGGTGAATGCTCTTTATTTCAAGGGAGATTGgaaacaaaaattcagaaaagaagaCACACAACTGATGAACTTCACTAAGAAAGATGGTTCTGCAGTCAAGATTCCAATGATGAAGGCTCTTCTGAGAACAAAATACGGTACTGCGAGAAACCATACTCCAAAAGCATGGCTTTGGGAATTGCCAgttatatgtaatattttattttctctgttccaggtTATTTTTCTGAGTCTTCTATGAACTACCAGGTTTTGGAATTACCTTATAAAGGTAATGAATTTAGTTTAATCATCATACTTCCTGCAGAAAATGTGAACATAGAGgaagtggaaaaactaattactGCTCATCAAATCCTGAAATGGCTCTCTGAAATCCACGAAGAGGAAGTAGAAGTAAGCCTCCCTAGGTCAGTAATGTAATTTCATTATTCTGGTTCTTTTGTTTCCATTTATAGAGGGAGGAATTTGCATAGCCAGCTGAAAGGTAACAAATGCTTGAGAAGGCTATTGacacaaatgaaaagaaaaactccTATGGAGATGTCACCCCGTTCACTGGCTACAAAGGCAGGTCTAGCCTGTGACAGCATTGCTTTGTCATGAGGAGGATGACTTGAAGTGCTAATTTTCCCTGAAGGGATGAAGAACCATAAATTCTGAAAACTAGACTGCTgggattaaaaataattattaacttTGTATTACAAAAACTTATCTCGCCTTTTTTtctgattggaatttgaaatattTATCTTTCATTATGTctaaaaggagcccaggtggttaactgctcagctgctaactacaaggttggtggtttgaacttaccagctgctctgcagcacaaagatgtggcagtctgcctctgtaaacattccgtccttagaaaccccatggggcagttctattccgtcctataggtcactatgagtcgagatCAATGGGATGGTAAGGAGTCTGGGTTTTGGTATTATGTCTAAGGAAAACAAAAGCCACGCACGAAACACAATTAAAAGACAATGCCAAATCACCTTTGGCAGATGGTGCTCTAACAGTCACtgagttacaaatcaagtccttTGGTCAATTTTACGAAgttaaaacaaaatggaaattgcAAAGGCATGTCTCAGGAAACAATAATTATAAACAGGATTGTCTTCATATTATACTTCTAGGAGACAGGAGTATTATGTGCCCAAATAATTCATAGTCCACCTGAACTTTTAAAAAGAGTCAGATGTCTAataggttttactctgtccttttgttTCTAAATTTCTCTTCAAACTCATCAATGTCTACAGGTGTTGTGTTCCCCTTGTTCCTGACCCATAACGTCTTACACCTTTTGGCTTTCACCTCCTTTTCTACATAGCCAGAATCTAGTCATTAGTCATTCAATCATACTCTCACAGACACTTTTAATGATTTTGTCTTCTTATCTTTGACCATTTCCTAATGGTCTTCCCAACCATCCTCAAATCTGGGTCCAGTCAAAAAGCCTCTCCTGCGTGACTGCTGATTTGATGGAGCAAAACCTCAGAAAGCAGTCACTTCTGGCTTTACTAAAGTTGGAGCTTGGAGATCCTTGTTTATATCTAGAGAATTTTCTAATCCCCCACACCACATCAAACTTCTATCCTCCATCCTCTGTTGCTGTGGTTAAGTGCGCAAGCACAgcagaataaaatactgcccagtcctgcaccactctcacaaacattattttgtttgagcccattgttggaaacactgtatcaatccatcattgagggcctttctccctttccctgacagtctactttaccaagcatgatgtccttctccagggataggcagtccctcctaataacatgtccaaaatacatgagaagtCTCTCCAtactcgcttctaaagagcattctggctgtatttcttccatggtatgttcaataatcttcaccaacatcataattcaaaggcatcaattcttttctggtcttccttattctttgtccagcttttgcatgcatatgaggtgattgaaagtaccatggcttgggcaggcatgccttagtccttaaagtgaattctttgctatttaacactttgaagaagtcttatttgcccagtgcaatatttcatttgatttcttgactgcagcttccatgggcattgcttgtggatccaagtaaaatgaaatctttgacaactctgtttatcatgttattGGTCTagatgtgagaatttttgttttctttatgttgaggtgcaatttatactgaaggctgtagtctttcatcttcatcagtaagtgcttcaagtccttttccttttcagtaagcaaggttgtgtcatctgcatattgcaggtggttaatgagtcttcctccaatcttaatgccaCATTCGTCAGCAACACTATAGTATGTGCTAAATGAGTATAGTTGAATTAAATTACATAAATATATTCAAGAAAGTGATTCTCTATTCTTTCCCTTTATCTAATTTTAAATATCTCAGAAATTAGAATTGAACTTTCCAGTCAGTCTTGAATTCATTCCCTGTAAGAGTCCTGATGAAGCCATCCCTTTTTCCCATACACGCACCGTAATGAAAAATAGAACCTTAGCCATTTGCTGGGAAATTTCTCTCTAGGGACAGAAAGGTGAAATGTGCTTTGTATTCACAAGACTGAAGATTTTGTTATCAATATTTCAATTACATTAATACAttacatttaaaatgtatttggtTTTTACCGAAAAGATGAATCCTCTGTTTTCTTAAAGGAATGATTTGCTTGGTTTTTTTATGCTTATTAACAAGTTCAGCCCATTATGCACATTTATCGAATTAAGTTTCCTGAGCAccaaaatgacaaattgaaagttttgaaatacattttccctgaaatgaaaattttcctcacactaaaataaaaaccaaacctgttgctgtagagtaaactccgactcatagtggccctgtaggaaagagtagaactgcctcctaggatttccaaggagttgctggtggattcaaactactgaccttttgcttaaacagcctgagctcttaaccactgtaccaccagagctctcaTCAAAATAAGACCAATTTAGAACATGTGTTTAGTACAGAAGGGAGAAATATACaggctcaataaatgcttttggGTGGACTgacagttttatattttattattcaatGCTATGGTTCTTCTATATCTTAATCAATACACAATGTTTTTCAAAGTGATAATTGAAGATTTTGGTAAAATTGGAAGTCTAATGAACTATACTAAATTCTCTTTattgtaaaatgaaataaaagcctCTTTGGTAGCAAAGTTTAATAAATTTAAGagttagaaaaattaataagaatgTACACAAGGCACAGTAGGAAGAAGCATGTGACTATTTAGATGGCTATTTATATTGtagttatttaaaaaacactTCTCCTTCCCCACTTCCATATGTGCCTAGTTTAGAATCAAGACCAATACAACACAGTGTAGTCTAAAAATACTGGGTGTTTTCTAGtgtttatggcaatgggttttttattatcTGTAAGGTACTAGATGTAAGAAGAGActttgaagcttgctcttgaatgtagggtagctaaactgaacagaagaaatgatgaagtaaaagagttgaacagaagatttcaacgagcagctcaagaagacaaaataaagtattataatgaaatgtgcaaagacctgaagttagaaaaccaaaatggaaggacatgctcagcatttcttatgctgaaagaaatgaagaaaaaattcaagcctcggattgtaatattgaaggattctggcgggggggggggggcggggggtggacattgaacaatacaggaagcatcaaaagaagatggaataaacagtcactttaccaaaaagagttggttcaaccatttcagtaggtctcatatgatcaagaaacaatggtactgaaCAAAGaagtcaagctgcactgaaggcattggtaaaaaacaagggtccaggaactgacagaatatcaattgagatttttcaacaaaaggatgcagtgctcactcatctatgtaaaagattttggaagacagttacctggcccaccaactggaagagttccatatttgtgcccatgccaaagaaaggAATGGattcaacagaatgaggaaattattgaacaatatcattaatatcacacgcaagtaaaatattactgaagatcattcaaaagcagtttcagCAGTGCATTAACAGGGATcttccagaaattcaatctggattcagaaaaggacatggaatgaaggatatcattgatgttgttagatggatcttggctgtggaacctgtacatagatcaagaggcagttgttccaacagaacaaggggctactgcaagatttaaagtcagaaaagctgtgtctgggttgtatccttttgctatactgattaaatctgtatgctgaggaaataatccaagaaactggactatatgaagaagaacggggaattaggattggaggaaggctcattaacaacctgtgatatgcagataacacaaccttgcttgtagaaagcaaagaggacttgaagcacttactgatgaaggtcaaagactacagctttcagtatagattgtatctcaacataaagaaaacaaaaatccccacaaatggacccataagcaacatcctgataaatgaagaaaatatttaagttgtcaagaatttcattttacttgtatctacaatcAATTCCCATGGGAGCCGCAGTTAGGAAGTCAAaggatgtattgtattgggcaaatctgctgcaaaaaacctctttaaaatgttaaaaagcacagatgtcactttgaagactaaggtgcacctgacctaagccatggtattttaatcacctcatatgcattcaaaaactggacagtgaataaagaagaccagagaaaaattgacacctttgaattatcctgttgacgaagaatatttaatataccatggactgccagaagaatgaacaaatctgtcttgaaagaagtacagccagagtgctccttagaagagagtatAGTGAGACTTTTTCTCACCTTGTGTGGAcatattttttttactgtggacatattatcaggagggaccagtccctggagaaggacgccaTGCTGGttgagtagaaggtcagtgaaagagaggaagaccttcaatgacatggactgacacagtggctgcaacagtgggctcaagcaaaacaaagattgtgaagatggtgcaggttcAAGCACTGCTTTGGTCTGTTGTactagggtcactattagtcagaacacACTCTATGGtacctagcagcaacaacaacaagatattaGACATCTGATTTTGGACACTATTCTGCAATTGAATATCAGCTAAAATAATCACATTACTTTGTCTAAAGGTAAAATGGGATCCTATAAATAGTAGTAAAATTTCATTAGGTTGAAGAGTCTAACACACACTACGCACCAGATTCATAGCTGTATGAGTAATGTTCCTGAGAATGTATTTTATGATTATTCATATAGGCAAAAGTGATACTTTAATGCATGTTAATAAGGTAAATAAGAAGTGATATTCACCTGTATAGCACTTTTAACTTTATAAAgcatttagaatttttattttaatactaaaagCTGTGGTTGTATGGTTTGTTGGTTATATCCCACATTTCgtagataagaaaattgagatgTACAATGGGCAAATTGCCTTTCAATAAGTAGTGAAAGACGGGATTAGCTCTCAAGTCTATTGGCTCAAAGCCTTTAAGTCTTGATTATATTACTATTTATTAGCAAATTCATCTCCTTTTTAAAAGTGGAGATTGACTGGGACCTACTCTGAACAAGGAGTTGGAAAAGATGCAAAGTGCTAGACATGATACCTATTGTTAGGGTGGTTATAAGATGGAGTGGTAGAAGATTTCCTTAAAAAATTTACTAACCATATATAGCAATGTATAGTGAGTAGAGGAGGTTTATGAGGAGTCAGagaggaagcaaggaaggaaggagggagggaaggaggaaagaaaggaaggaaggaaggcaaaatggaaagaaggaaggaaaaatggaaagaaggaaggaaaaatagaaaaaaggaagaaaaaacggaaaggaggaagaaaaaatggaaagaaggaagaaaaaaacgaaagaagggagaaaggaagagtggAGAGGGAGCACCATAAACTGGAATTGTAAACAAAGGCTAACATGGATGATCAAGGTCTTGAGCTGGGCTttagaagaagaatcaagattgAGAAATCCCTTACGGATTACTGAAAATTTTCAAGTTGAATACCGTAATAATTAAGGCAGTGTTTTAGAAAAtatagaggtccctgggtggctcaaatgtttaaggacttgactactaactgaaaagttggtggtttgaacccacccagaggagcctaggcagaaaggcctagcaatcagcttttgaaaagtcacagcgttgaaaaccctatggagcagtcctactctgaaacacatggggtcaccatgagtcagaatcaatttgagagcaacaggtttggtgagAAAGATATGTCTGGCAGTCACAATGCCTTTGTTCATGTTGAGTGACTTGTCTGAAACACTTCCTTGTCTCCACTTTTTTGGATAACCCCTACCCTCATtaccgtcgaatcaattccgactcatagcaaccctgtaagacagagtggagctgtcccatagggtttcctaggctgtaatctttatggaagcaggctgccacatctttctcccatggagcagctggtgggttcaagccgcctacttttcagttagcagccaagggcttaaccactgaactactAGGGCTCCCGGATAACCCCTATTGGTCCTTAACGCTACATTTGGATTTCAGAGAGCTTTCAGATTTCTTTATGCAAAATCCCACAAACATATTCTCTTCTCCCAGCTGGGAAATTCTCCTAGTACCTTGAACTTATTTCTGCATAGTAACTGTGCTAAAATTATTTGTTTGTCTTCCTGACTAGACTTTAAATTACTTGAGTTCAAGAGCTACGCATTTCCTCTCTGTGACCCAACACAAAGCATGCATCTGAAAAATAGTATATGCTCAATGTTTGTTGCTTCAAATTGAATAGTAGCTATGGATGATGTTCTTGGATGTGTTATAGAGGGAAAGCCCAAAAGACTAGTTAGGAAACCATTGCGACAATTCAGACGCTCAAAGTGATGCGTGTTTAGAAAGAGCAGCTTCACTGGAAATATAATGAAATGGTGGAGTAGGAAGACATTTATTAGAGTATGTGACTAGACATGTgttaagaaggaaaagaagaaatagattgCCTTTAAATTCTAAAGTTGGCTTACTAGGAAAATAAGGACTGTGATTTCTTGTTTATTTGTAGCAGTTCTTAACTGAGCACCATAGACTTCTGGAGAGTTCAGAGGTAGACTTTAATAAGCCTGTGAAGCCCCCTGAAATTATTTGCATACTATTTATGCATACATGATCATTGTTTTTATACTTTATACTTGTCATTGGATTTTCAGAGGTTTGTGTCTTTAAATTTGTTAAGAGCTATTTTTCTATTCAAATGTGTCATAATACCTTATTTAAACTATAGGCATAGCCTTTCTGAATGGAATCATTCTTTAAAGATATTGACTGATGTGACATCAaaaatgtcgttgttgttaggtgccatcgagccagttccaactcatagcgaccctaagcacaacatgaggaaacactgcccggtcctgcgccatccttacaatcgttgttatgcttgagcccgttgttgcagccacagtgtcaatccacctcattaagggtcttcctcttttccactgaccttgtactttgccaagcacaatgtccttctacagcactgatccctcctgacaatatgtccaaagtatgtaagacactgtctttgccatccttgcttctaaagagcattctggctgtccttcttctaagacagatttgttcgttcttttggcagtccatggtatattcaatattcttcaccaacaccacaattcaaaggcgtcaattcctctttggtcgtccttattcattgtccagctttcacatgcatatgatgctattgaaaataccatggcttgggtcaggcgcaccttagtcttcaaggtgacatctttgctcttcaacacgttgaagaggtcctttgcagcagatttacccaatgcaatgcatgtcttgatctcttgactgctgcttccatggctgttggttctggatccaagttaaatgaaatccttgacagcttcagtcttttctccgtttatcatgatgttgcttattggtccagttgtgaggatttttgttttctttatgctgaggtgcaatccatactgaaggctgtggtctttgatcttctttagtaagtgcttcaagcccttttcacgttcagcaagcaaggttgtgtcatctgcataacgcacattgttaatgagtcttcctccaatcctgacaccccgttc comes from Elephas maximus indicus isolate mEleMax1 chromosome 23, mEleMax1 primary haplotype, whole genome shotgun sequence and encodes:
- the SERPINI2 gene encoding serpin I2; amino-acid sequence: MHRSQMDMILLWSLLLAFSGSQASRPLAQRNTEFAVDLYQAICLSHKNNVIFSPFGTTLALGMVQLGARGKAQHQIRQILKLRENSTGEEFSMLKSFFSAILEKKQEFTFNLANALYLQEGFTVKEEYLHSNKEFFQSAIKLLDFQDAKACAETISTWVESKTDGKIKDMFSGEEFGPLTRLVLVNALYFKGDWKQKFRKEDTQLMNFTKKDGSAVKIPMMKALLRTKYGYFSESSMNYQVLELPYKGNEFSLIIILPAENVNIEEVEKLITAHQILKWLSEIHEEEVEVSLPRFKIEQKLDFKEALYSLNLTEIFSSGSDLSGITDSSEVYVSQVMQKNFLEINEDGSEAATSTGIHVPVIMSLATKQFIANRPFLFLMKNNRTESILFMGRVTNPDTQKMKGRDLDSL